The following is a genomic window from Halodesulfovibrio sp..
TGGCTGTTTCAAGGTCGTTGGAAGTTTCTACCTGAGTAGCAAAGAACTTGATTTCAGGAGCGTACAGCAAAGTACCATCATCAGCGATGCCCGGAATTACGTTATTCAGCTGTTCAAGGCCATCAACAAGGTTGGTAACAATACGCTCAGGAAGCGCCATTGCGATATCACCCGGCACAACGTTTGTCATTGTAGGGGCAATGTGACCATTGTTGATGCGTGTCCATGTTGAACGTCTACCGCGACGAAGATCGCCAAGACGCTGCAAAATTGGTTTACCGTCACCAATGATGGTAGCAAGTTTACCAATAGCTGTACCATACCCTGTGTTATCGGAAACAGGATCGGTAAGCACTACTTTGGACAAAAAGGCGAAGTTGGTATTTTCTGACTTTTTATCGCGGAATGCGTGTCCGTTTACACAGACAAAATCCTGATAGTTTTCAAGTGCAATGAAGCCACCCGGGTTTGTACAGAATGTACGAGTCTGGTCATCGTATTTAGAAGTACGCACGAAGAAGGTCGGATCGTACACAACGTCGGTAATGTCTGACATCACGTCATTGTGTGTTTCAACACGAACACCAACTTCGATACCACGCTGGGACACATTCAGACCGTATTCTTCGCACACAGTGCTAATCCAGTCTGCACCTACACGACCGGGAGCAAGAATAACCTGCTTGGCTGTGTATGTTCCTTTGTTGGTCTCAACGCCCTGTACTTTGCCGTCTTCAGCGACAACGCGCTTTACTTCTTCTTTGGTTTTAATCTCAACACCACGTTCAGAGATGTAACCGGACATGTTATCGATATGATCCGGAAGACAGTCTGAACCAAGATGTTTTTGCTTAATCAGCAAGAGATCGATGCCGCTTTTGTTTGCTTCCTTACGGATTGCTTTCGCTTTATCCATGTTGGAAGGGTATACAGGGCCATCCATGCCGAATTTATTAAAGATCACTTCTGTTTCATCAATCAGATCTTTAGATTCTTGCAAACCCATAAACTGGGTTAAATCGGTCTTTCCAAGCTTGTGGATATAGTTCAGCTTACCATCAGAAAAAAGCCCGCCACCGCCAATACCGGAAAGGATATGGCAAGGTTTACATTTCACGCACTTCTGGGTTTTTCCAATTGGGCATGTTCGATTTTTAACCGCCGGGCCGCGGTCAATCATACATACAGAAAGATTTGAATTTTCTGCAAGGTAGTAGGAAGCAAACAGCCCAGCAGGACCGCCGCCAACAACAATAACATCAAAATCTGTCTTGTTAGACATAATAGCAATCTCCAAACATTCTATTTGGCCCGGGACATATTTCCCACAAAACACAGGGAAATACACCCACAAGCGACGTGCACCTTGATTCGCGCGCACAATGGCTTAGTATATGCTCTACTCAAATCAGGAACAATGTCAACTGTGTTTTTTCCATTTTCAGAAAAAAACACTCATCGCCCATTTATAATATTATCCCCCGTTCTCCCTGCAATACACTCTATAGACGGCGCGAAAACCGCATCAAAGCCACGTCCCATTCAACCCCAAACTCCAGAGCCGAGGTAGTTATGCCCACAGAACGTACGACATACCGCAAGCATCTTTATGGAAAAATTAAAGATCGCAAAATTGTCTGGGTCGGGAGTAGAGGGTGTGATGCAATCCCACTTACCGACTTAAAAAATCCCGTTGTTTCCATCTGCTATGGCAGCCCTGCTAACTACGAGGGAATTACAGAATATACGTATGAAGAGATGATGCATCACAGAGTAAATCCCTACACTTATGACTCTGCAACTGATGATTCCGAAGGCATCAAAGAATTACGCCGAATCCTTCTTCAAGAGCTGGCAGAGCCGTGTTGCCTTATCCCGTACAAGCCTATGGCAATTATTGACACAGCATATTTTTTACACCACAACCACACTAAATTATTAGGACTATTCTCTGAATTCCATCATCCCTTCAACCACAAAACTTGGATTGAAACAGCCCTGCAAGAAACCGGAATGCGCATAATTCCGTGGAAGTATCTTGAGATAATCGAAGCGTCGAAGCAGGAAATTTATCGTGCAGCTATGGAGCAGCCAATCATGCTGCGTGTCAATGCCGCCACTGCCGGTTCTGGACTTGTACGCATTGACTCGAAAAAAAGCTTTGAGGCGGCTTGGGAGTGGCTTCAAGAGCATAAATCATCACTGATAGCCTACTCACCGTATTTTTCAGGAGCGTCTTCACTGTCCACATCTGCAACAGTGTTCCCTGACGGGCGTGTGTCGTTGCATCCTTTGAGCTTGCAGTGCATTGGGGTTCCTGAATTAACCCCGATGAATGCAGGATATTCAGGAAATGATTTCGGGATAATACGCGACATTCCAGTCCATATTATCAACCAGCTGGAAGCAATGGTACGAGAAGTAGGGCAATGGCTTGCCTCCAAGGGATTTACAGGCTCATTGGGGCTTACCGCCCTTCTTCATGATGAACAGCTGTATTTTATTGAAGCCAACCCACGTTTTCTTGGCTCATCAAAACTTTGTGCCCGTGTGGATAAAGAATTAGACAGACCCGATGTATACATGACGCACATGGCTTCGTTCTTAGGCTTGCCGCCACCACCACAAATTCCGTTACGCGAGCTGGCAGCTAAACAACCACAGGTTGGGCAAATGATCTTTCATAACACACAGCCCAACCCCGTTGTAGTTCAACGGGATGACGAGGCATACGCAAAATTACCATTTGAAGTATCTCAGACGCCAGAACCTACGGTTGCAGTGGAACCCGGTAGCCCTATCAGCACAATCCGCTGGAATGAACCGATTCTACATCCCAATGGCTCACTAAACGAAACAGGACAGTTTATTGCCGGTACGTTCCTTCAAACCATCAAGGTACAACCGCGAGGTCTGCTGAAAGAACGCCCTAAACGCATCCTCAAATAGTCCGCCACCATCAAAAAAATTCCCTGACGGAATCATCCATCAGGGAATTTTTTTCGTTATCAGCAAGTGTACCCTGCTGGCATACGCATAAAAAAAGCTGGTGAGGAAAACCTCACCAGTTTTTTGATTGTTTGATTAGAACATTTGTTTCAGTAGGTCTTCACCACTTTCAACAGGGTCTTGTTGTTCACGAGTCAAACGCTGACCTTGCATAATTGTCGGCTGTGTTCCCTGCTTAAACGGCAGGAAGTAGCTTTTGCCACTGTAGGCACTTGCCACGCGACCGGAGCCAGCATCAATGCGCACCTGAATAACTCCTGCTGGCATCTCGAAATCTTCTTTCGGGTAGTCATCAAGAATCTCTTTCAAGTAATCACGTACAACAGGTGAAGCTGCACGGGAACCTGTTTCCCACTTACCCATAGGGGTCAGCTGGTCAAAGCCCACATATGCAGTTGTAACGAGGTATGGTGTTACCCCTACAAACCACGCATCTTTCTCATCGTTTGTTGTACCGGTTTTGCCGCCGATAGGACGTTTAAGTTCCTTTAAGCGCCAGCCTGTGCCATCCTGCACAACTTCTTTAAGCAAGGTAGACATGATGTAGGACGTTTCTGGGTCCATACCCTGTGTACGCTGTGTCTCGATGGAAATAATATCATCGCCCCACGCATCTTTTACAGAGCGGATAAGACGTCCTTTTGACCACTCACCACCATTCGCAAATGTAGTGTAAGCTTCTGTCAGGTTAATCGGTGATACAGCTACAGAACCGAGTGATACAGAAAGATCAAACGGGAACGGTCCTTCAAGCCCCATAGCCTTAGCGCGTTCAACAACCTTCGGGATACCCAAAGCTTTTGCGACGCGGATGGTACAGAGGTTACGGGACTTAACGAGTGCAGTACGCAGCAAAGTAGGACCATAGAATACCCCTGAGAAGTTCTCAGGACGCCATACTTTGGAAGTAGACTGATCTGTATATACAATTGGTGCATCCAGAACGATAGAAGCAGGCGTGTAGCCATTATCCATAGCTGTAGAATACACAATCGGTTTAAATGCAGAACCCGGCTGACGTTTTGCCTGTGTCGCGCGGTTAAACTGGCTTTCTGTAAAGGAATAGCCGCCAACCAGTGCAAGGACATCACCTGTACGAGGATCCATTGAAACTACCGCACCCTGAACATTCGGATGCTGCTCCAATGCAAGCGGGAGGACATCATTCGGGGTCAGTAGACTTGGTTCCCAAGTTTCTTTGAGACGCTCAGGAACATTTATGGATGCCCAGACAACATCGCCGACTTTCACCACTTTACGTGCATCTTTGATAGCCGGAACATGGTCTGTTGCCACTCTCGGGTTAGGTCTGCGACACCAGTGCATGGATTTTACAGGAATACGACCCTTCATTTCTCCGAATCGTACATCCGCACCTTTTTTCTCAACCTTAGTTACAAGAACCTGAATCCATTTTTTATCTGTAAGCACGGCAGGAATAACTTCTTGCTGCTGCAAGAAATCATCTACCATTTCCGGCTCGATAGACTGGATAGGACCTTGCCAGCCGCGGCGTTTGGTGGAAGCTTCCAAGCCTGCACGCAGTGCAGCTTCAGCAGCGTCCTGATAATCCAAATCTACAGAGGTGTAGACCTTCAATCCGGCTTCATACACGGCATCTTCGCCATAGCGCGGAAGCTCAATGCCAAGCTTGCGCATATTATCTTCACTCAAGTACGAAATCAGCTTACGACGTACTTCTTCAAGATACCATGCACCGCGCTTCCAACTTGGGTCTTCCATGCTTTTGTATACAAGCGGTGCTGTGATCGCAGTGTCGTACTGAGCCTGAGTAATCCAGCCAAGCTCTAACATACGTCCCAACACGTAGCGCTGACGAGCCTTTGCAGACCCCGGCGCACGAAGCGGGTTATATTTGGAAGGTGCCTGCGGAAGACCGGCTAAGATAGCAGCTTCAGCAACAGACAGTTCGTTAATATGTTTACCAAAGTACGTACGCGCTGCGGCTTCTACACCATACGCACCAGCACCGAGGTAAATTTCGTTCAGATAAATTGTAAGAATTTCATCTTTCGTCAGATAACGTTCAAGACGGAACGCGAGAATAGCTTCTTTCAGCTTACGTTCGTAGCTTTTTTCTGAAGAAAGGAGCAGGCGTTTGATGATCTGTTGCGTAATAGTGGAACCACCCTGTCTGATGGAACCTGCACGCATGTTTTTAATGAACGCACGGAAGATAGCTTTCGGGTCAACACCATCGTGGTCATAAAAACTGTCATCTTCAGCAGCAAGAAAAGCCCGTTTAATTAAGTCCGGCATCTCTTCGTGAGAAACCAAAAAACGTTTTTCACGATAGAAATGCCCAAGAACCTGCCCGTCGCGGGCATATACGGTTGTTACCAACGGCGGCTGATAGTCATTAATGCGGGTAAAACTCGGCAAATCCTTAGACGCCCACCAGTATAAACCGGAGAATGCCAGTGTGCCGACAGCCGCTACTAGCGCCAAGCCGATACAGGTATACAGCAATATTTTTTTCATAAAGTTTATTCTCGTTTGCAGGGTGGCTAATTACCCTTATCGAAGCCCCATGCGGAACGTAGCAATGCAAACAATTCCCGAACACGGGCTTCGTCCATTCCTAACAGCTCCAGCGATTCTTCTACGGTATTCGTTTCACGGCAGACAAGACAACCTTGCGCCGTAAACATGGTCAGCTCTTTGCCGCGAACCCAAAAAGGAAACAGCAGGCAGAACCACGGGCGGACTTCCCTCGGGAGCCTGCACCCCTGCTCTGTCAGATACACACAATATCCTTTTTCGTTGGACAACAGAACCCTGTGAGTCTCATTCGCAGGAAATTGCGCATCTATTTTTTTTCCATCATGCGGGAAAAGTCTTTTTAATGTAGTGATAAATTCCGGTGTGTTAGCAATCTCATTGGCTCCATCCACGTCAGGAGCCGCAGC
Proteins encoded in this region:
- a CDS encoding PBP1A family penicillin-binding protein, with the protein product MKKILLYTCIGLALVAAVGTLAFSGLYWWASKDLPSFTRINDYQPPLVTTVYARDGQVLGHFYREKRFLVSHEEMPDLIKRAFLAAEDDSFYDHDGVDPKAIFRAFIKNMRAGSIRQGGSTITQQIIKRLLLSSEKSYERKLKEAILAFRLERYLTKDEILTIYLNEIYLGAGAYGVEAAARTYFGKHINELSVAEAAILAGLPQAPSKYNPLRAPGSAKARQRYVLGRMLELGWITQAQYDTAITAPLVYKSMEDPSWKRGAWYLEEVRRKLISYLSEDNMRKLGIELPRYGEDAVYEAGLKVYTSVDLDYQDAAEAALRAGLEASTKRRGWQGPIQSIEPEMVDDFLQQQEVIPAVLTDKKWIQVLVTKVEKKGADVRFGEMKGRIPVKSMHWCRRPNPRVATDHVPAIKDARKVVKVGDVVWASINVPERLKETWEPSLLTPNDVLPLALEQHPNVQGAVVSMDPRTGDVLALVGGYSFTESQFNRATQAKRQPGSAFKPIVYSTAMDNGYTPASIVLDAPIVYTDQSTSKVWRPENFSGVFYGPTLLRTALVKSRNLCTIRVAKALGIPKVVERAKAMGLEGPFPFDLSVSLGSVAVSPINLTEAYTTFANGGEWSKGRLIRSVKDAWGDDIISIETQRTQGMDPETSYIMSTLLKEVVQDGTGWRLKELKRPIGGKTGTTNDEKDAWFVGVTPYLVTTAYVGFDQLTPMGKWETGSRAASPVVRDYLKEILDDYPKEDFEMPAGVIQVRIDAGSGRVASAYSGKSYFLPFKQGTQPTIMQGQRLTREQQDPVESGEDLLKQMF
- a CDS encoding FAD-dependent oxidoreductase, whose amino-acid sequence is MSNKTDFDVIVVGGGPAGLFASYYLAENSNLSVCMIDRGPAVKNRTCPIGKTQKCVKCKPCHILSGIGGGGLFSDGKLNYIHKLGKTDLTQFMGLQESKDLIDETEVIFNKFGMDGPVYPSNMDKAKAIRKEANKSGIDLLLIKQKHLGSDCLPDHIDNMSGYISERGVEIKTKEEVKRVVAEDGKVQGVETNKGTYTAKQVILAPGRVGADWISTVCEEYGLNVSQRGIEVGVRVETHNDVMSDITDVVYDPTFFVRTSKYDDQTRTFCTNPGGFIALENYQDFVCVNGHAFRDKKSENTNFAFLSKVVLTDPVSDNTGYGTAIGKLATIIGDGKPILQRLGDLRRGRRSTWTRINNGHIAPTMTNVVPGDIAMALPERIVTNLVDGLEQLNNVIPGIADDGTLLYAPEIKFFATQVETSNDLETAIEGLYVAGDGPGVAGNIVSAAATGIIPAKAIISKK
- a CDS encoding zinc/iron-chelating domain-containing protein, with the protein product MSLSSSCKSDPSVCERCAEKYHTCCHAEPQDVELCFPLSDSEWEKVKAAAPDVDGANEIANTPEFITTLKRLFPHDGKKIDAQFPANETHRVLLSNEKGYCVYLTEQGCRLPREVRPWFCLLFPFWVRGKELTMFTAQGCLVCRETNTVEESLELLGMDEARVRELFALLRSAWGFDKGN